A stretch of Acetobacteroides hydrogenigenes DNA encodes these proteins:
- a CDS encoding SusC/RagA family TonB-linked outer membrane protein translates to MRRFLTLLVTLLVFGAGTALGQGKQVSGKVLSAEDKQPIPGVSVFVKEASTIGTSTSIDGQFTLKNLPANAKTLVFRFVGFQTQEVAIKGGEINVSLIPETQKIDEVVVTAMGMKKSEKTLGYAASTVKSEDLLAGRSASVMSGIAGKVAGVNVSSSGQTGTSQKVIVRGYSSFSENQPLYVVDGVPIQNNFSGSDGSSDAVDFGNQAGDINPDDVESLTVLKGASATALYGSRAANGVIMITTKRSQQDERITVEYNGSFMASDVLRVPQTQNVFGQGWPDWDRMENGSWGPKLDGRMHDWGAPLDANGKFDPKATGREKRFSYVEDNLRNFYETGFETNNTVSVKGGTKNTGFVFSYGNSYANGVIPTDADKYSRNTFSFRGNTKYNNFDINYSINYVRKDMNNVSAGQGDNGATIFPELLQHAVDVDFQDTKDLNNIYNNTDNYYTVYAENPWWVVKNNGNKYQDDRIYGKAEVNYEILKGLRATARLGGDFTNSRQQRWNAIAKRTVGSYAYEGGKKDEVGYYNERNDAWDQIDFTGLLSGNYKLSNDLGFDGVLGYNFNQRSSSFHNSSLSGLVQPNWYSLENGEVMPLSSSGISRRRLIGAFSQMNFDFRNYWFLTLSLRNDWSSTLPKNKNSFFYWGVNTSAILTDMFKSLQNDYVNFIKVRAAYGQTGNDAPAYRTYSAYFPTQIGVGFGDLYLPFAGVLGLTESNRLGNMGLKPEITTELEFGIDARFFKNRLTFDVAYYNKQTKDQIISATVAPETGYTSRTQNIGKIENQGVEANVRIIPVRTSDLEWEVGVTFAKNKSKVKELWAGTDRYRIASGYEIDFMAIVGQPLGQFLAPAELRVAEGEHAGKIVVNSAGRPLVDAGKKDNVGTSQPDFTMGFNTRLTYKGITLSGVFDWRKGGQFWSYTSHIMNFNGNATKTTFNERQPFVIPNSVKQAGVDANGKPIYVENDIPITNYETYNYYNNSKNTPIQKTFVLPKDYLKLREIAVSYSLPKKFFKSGYVKGVSIGVVGRNLFLWTPKDNNFVDPEATNYGNDITSELGEFAAAPTTRNYGGSIKIVF, encoded by the coding sequence ATGAGGCGATTTTTAACGTTACTCGTAACGCTGCTTGTCTTTGGCGCCGGTACGGCATTAGGACAGGGAAAGCAAGTTTCAGGAAAGGTGTTGTCCGCTGAGGACAAGCAGCCAATTCCTGGTGTTAGTGTTTTCGTGAAGGAGGCTTCCACCATTGGTACGTCAACCAGTATTGATGGACAGTTTACCCTTAAAAACCTCCCAGCAAATGCAAAAACCTTAGTATTCCGCTTTGTTGGCTTTCAAACCCAAGAGGTAGCCATTAAAGGTGGGGAGATTAATGTTTCATTGATCCCAGAAACCCAAAAGATCGACGAAGTTGTGGTAACTGCAATGGGCATGAAAAAATCGGAGAAAACGTTAGGCTATGCAGCTTCAACTGTAAAAAGCGAAGATTTACTAGCGGGTCGTTCTGCTTCGGTAATGTCGGGTATTGCAGGTAAAGTTGCAGGGGTAAACGTATCCTCGTCAGGTCAAACCGGAACATCTCAAAAAGTAATTGTTCGCGGATACTCTTCCTTCTCTGAGAATCAACCATTGTATGTTGTAGATGGTGTTCCAATCCAGAACAACTTTTCGGGAAGCGACGGCAGCTCTGATGCTGTAGACTTCGGAAACCAAGCAGGAGACATTAACCCTGATGATGTTGAGTCGTTGACTGTTTTAAAAGGAGCGTCAGCAACCGCACTTTATGGCTCTAGAGCTGCTAATGGTGTAATTATGATTACCACCAAAAGATCACAACAAGACGAGCGAATTACTGTTGAGTATAACGGTTCGTTTATGGCTAGCGATGTGCTCCGAGTTCCTCAAACTCAAAATGTTTTTGGTCAAGGATGGCCAGATTGGGATAGAATGGAAAATGGTTCATGGGGGCCAAAATTGGACGGACGTATGCATGATTGGGGAGCACCTCTAGATGCAAATGGCAAATTTGATCCAAAAGCAACAGGACGTGAGAAAAGATTCTCATATGTAGAAGACAACCTAAGGAACTTCTATGAAACAGGATTTGAAACCAACAACACTGTAAGCGTAAAAGGTGGAACTAAGAATACAGGATTCGTTTTTTCGTACGGAAACTCTTATGCTAATGGAGTTATCCCTACCGATGCCGACAAGTATAGCAGGAATACCTTCTCGTTTAGGGGAAATACGAAGTACAACAATTTCGACATTAACTACTCCATTAACTACGTACGCAAGGACATGAACAATGTTAGTGCTGGTCAGGGAGATAATGGTGCTACTATATTCCCAGAATTGCTGCAGCATGCTGTAGATGTTGACTTCCAAGACACAAAAGATCTGAACAACATTTATAACAATACGGACAACTACTACACTGTTTATGCTGAAAATCCTTGGTGGGTTGTAAAAAACAACGGCAACAAATATCAGGATGATCGTATTTATGGAAAAGCCGAAGTGAATTACGAAATTCTAAAAGGGCTTAGAGCTACAGCTCGATTAGGCGGCGATTTTACCAATTCACGTCAACAAAGATGGAATGCTATAGCTAAAAGAACCGTTGGTAGCTATGCCTATGAAGGTGGAAAAAAAGACGAAGTAGGCTACTACAACGAAAGGAATGATGCTTGGGATCAAATTGACTTCACAGGTCTGCTATCTGGAAACTATAAACTATCGAATGATTTGGGATTTGATGGTGTTTTAGGTTATAACTTTAACCAGCGCTCTTCATCTTTCCATAATTCGTCGCTATCAGGGCTAGTACAACCTAATTGGTATAGTCTAGAGAATGGAGAGGTTATGCCGCTTTCCAGTTCTGGTATTTCTAGAAGAAGATTGATTGGCGCTTTCAGTCAAATGAACTTTGATTTTAGAAATTACTGGTTCTTAACGCTTTCTCTAAGAAACGACTGGTCTTCTACTCTACCCAAGAATAAAAACAGCTTCTTCTACTGGGGGGTAAACACTTCAGCAATCCTAACTGATATGTTTAAGTCATTACAAAATGACTACGTTAACTTTATAAAGGTAAGAGCGGCTTATGGTCAAACAGGTAATGATGCTCCTGCTTATAGAACATATTCAGCATACTTTCCAACTCAGATTGGTGTTGGATTTGGAGATTTATACTTACCATTCGCTGGTGTTTTAGGTTTAACAGAAAGCAACCGCCTAGGAAATATGGGCTTAAAGCCTGAAATCACCACTGAACTAGAGTTTGGAATTGATGCACGCTTCTTTAAGAATAGATTAACATTTGATGTTGCTTATTATAACAAGCAAACTAAGGATCAAATCATTTCTGCTACGGTTGCTCCTGAAACAGGTTACACATCGAGGACTCAGAATATCGGGAAAATTGAGAACCAAGGTGTAGAAGCAAACGTTCGCATCATACCTGTTCGTACATCTGATTTAGAATGGGAAGTTGGAGTAACCTTTGCCAAAAACAAAAGTAAAGTAAAGGAACTTTGGGCTGGTACTGATAGGTACCGTATTGCTTCTGGCTACGAGATCGACTTTATGGCCATCGTAGGTCAGCCTCTTGGACAATTCCTTGCCCCAGCCGAGCTACGAGTTGCCGAAGGAGAGCATGCTGGTAAGATTGTTGTCAACTCGGCAGGAAGGCCACTTGTTGACGCAGGAAAAAAGGACAACGTAGGGACTTCTCAGCCTGACTTCACCATGGGTTTCAATACTCGTTTAACCTACAAAGGCATAACCCTTAGTGGTGTATTTGATTGGAGAAAAGGCGGACAATTCTGGAGTTACACTTCTCACATTATGAATTTTAACGGTAATGCAACCAAGACTACATTTAATGAAAGGCAACCATTTGTAATTCCAAATTCTGTAAAACAAGCAGGAGTTGATGCTAATGGTAAACCTATTTATGTAGAAAATGACATTCCTATCACCAATTATGAGACGTATAATTATTACAACAACTCTAAAAACACTCCAATACAAAAAACCTTTGTGCTTCCTAAAGATTACCTAAAACTGAGAGAAATTGCTGTATCGTACTCTTTACCTAAAAAGTTCTTCAAGAGCGGATATGTTAAAGGAGTTAGCATTGGTGTAGTAGGTCGTAACCTATTCCTCTGGACACCTAAGGACAACAACTTTGTTGATCCAGAAGCAACCAACTACGGGAATGACATCACCTCTGAACTTGGAGAATTTGCAGCAGCCCCTACTACAAGAAATTACGGGGGAAGTATCAAAATCGTTTTTTAG
- a CDS encoding tRNA1(Val) (adenine(37)-N6)-methyltransferase: protein MANSWFQFKQFKVEQGKTAMKVGTDGVLLGAWASVGDAKNILDVGTGTGLIALMLAQRNQNAEITAIDIDRNAVEQAAENAEQSPWSGRISIFESDYNHFRVGESSLFDLIVSNPPYFKQSLKSPTKSRSIARHDHMLSHDDLIDHSIRLLKDGGRLCVILPYVEGSVFIALAASKGLFCTKKTNVFATPNAEVKRLLLEFSKMQVKMQEDSLVIEEGGRHAYSKEYLVLTREFYLFG from the coding sequence ATGGCAAATAGTTGGTTTCAGTTTAAGCAGTTTAAAGTAGAGCAGGGTAAAACGGCCATGAAAGTGGGTACCGATGGTGTTCTGCTTGGTGCTTGGGCTAGCGTAGGCGATGCAAAGAATATTTTAGATGTAGGAACCGGAACTGGGCTAATAGCGTTGATGCTTGCACAGCGCAATCAAAATGCCGAAATTACAGCTATCGACATTGATCGCAACGCCGTTGAGCAAGCTGCGGAAAACGCAGAACAGAGTCCCTGGTCTGGACGAATTTCTATATTTGAATCGGACTACAACCATTTCAGGGTAGGCGAGAGTAGCCTATTTGATCTTATCGTATCAAACCCTCCATACTTTAAGCAATCGCTTAAATCTCCTACAAAATCGAGGTCAATTGCTCGTCACGATCATATGCTTTCGCACGATGATCTTATAGACCACTCCATTCGCCTGCTTAAGGACGGTGGACGCTTATGCGTTATTCTGCCTTACGTAGAAGGTAGTGTCTTTATTGCGCTTGCAGCCTCGAAGGGGCTTTTCTGTACTAAAAAAACAAATGTATTTGCCACTCCTAATGCGGAAGTTAAGCGATTGCTTCTCGAATTCTCGAAAATGCAGGTTAAAATGCAGGAGGATAGCTTAGTTATTGAGGAGGGGGGAAGGCATGCCTACTCGAAGGAGTATTTGGTGTTGACGAGGGAGTTTTATTTGTTTGGATAG
- a CDS encoding GxxExxY protein, whose translation MGTQYINSKTTEIIIKSYYAVYNALGYGFLEKVYKNALYYELKSHGLGCKVEHPIKVYYDGCIVGEYFADIIVDDTIILELKACESLREEHELQLVNYLKATDIEIGLLLNFGKKPEVKRKIFTNDRKNSIINKQ comes from the coding sequence ATGGGGACTCAGTATATTAACTCTAAAACAACAGAGATAATAATAAAATCCTACTATGCTGTTTATAATGCATTAGGGTATGGTTTCTTGGAGAAGGTTTACAAAAATGCGTTGTATTATGAGTTGAAATCGCATGGACTAGGGTGCAAGGTTGAACATCCAATTAAGGTTTACTATGATGGATGTATAGTTGGCGAATACTTTGCTGATATTATTGTTGATGACACCATAATTCTAGAGTTAAAGGCTTGCGAATCGCTCAGAGAAGAGCACGAACTGCAGCTCGTAAACTATTTAAAGGCAACGGATATTGAAATAGGGTTGCTGCTGAATTTTGGGAAAAAGCCTGAAGTTAAGCGGAAAATTTTTACGAACGACAGAAAGAATAGCATTATAAATAAGCAGTGA
- a CDS encoding SusD/RagB family nutrient-binding outer membrane lipoprotein — protein sequence MRKNSILIMLISAFFMLTACESFLDINKDPNYPGKASPKLLLPSSIAWTASRVGSDLQMVGGFWCQHYTQNNSSNQYNTTVTYDLTYSSYNGVWSAAYAGALKDLKSIVETSEAEKQWNYYVPAKILMAFNFHILADFYETVPFNEILQGADNMQPKYDDGKTVYAGIIRLLDEAIAKKDLALAANEEIPIGSEDYVYAGDLEKWIQFAKSLKFKVLMRDYEANKDALAELIAENDFVTVDARMNGFVDQENKSNPLYENDRRKLNTTNNIKASNTLIAFLTANKDPRIANFFEKAKGIYKGLPYGNTSVPTATTPSNTTSRAMLAATDPVYFLSVAESYFTIAEYYARIPNAGKAKEFYDKAVNEAFLRWGYTNASEFTKAGGVYEFPSDNTKMVEAIITQKWVASTRCQAWDSFFDINRTGYPQLGTKQTTDAGYVIGQLVPAAHSVLNAGELPRRLIIPKSSSDYNTNAPKVIPLAQKMWWHKK from the coding sequence ATGAGAAAAAATTCAATCCTTATAATGCTTATATCCGCTTTCTTTATGCTCACCGCATGCGAAAGTTTCTTGGATATAAATAAAGATCCTAACTACCCAGGAAAAGCATCTCCTAAGTTGCTGCTTCCTTCAAGCATTGCATGGACAGCTTCCAGGGTTGGATCAGACCTCCAAATGGTTGGTGGTTTCTGGTGTCAGCATTACACACAAAACAATAGTTCAAACCAGTACAACACAACGGTTACCTACGATCTAACCTATTCCAGCTACAACGGAGTTTGGTCTGCAGCATATGCAGGTGCTTTAAAAGATCTAAAATCTATAGTTGAGACATCGGAAGCCGAAAAGCAATGGAACTACTATGTTCCTGCCAAAATTCTTATGGCCTTCAACTTCCATATCCTAGCCGATTTTTACGAAACCGTTCCCTTCAACGAAATTCTTCAAGGGGCAGATAACATGCAGCCAAAGTATGATGATGGGAAGACTGTTTATGCAGGAATTATCAGGTTACTTGATGAAGCTATTGCAAAAAAAGATTTAGCATTAGCAGCAAACGAAGAGATTCCTATTGGATCTGAAGATTATGTTTATGCAGGTGATCTTGAAAAGTGGATTCAATTTGCAAAATCGCTAAAATTCAAGGTGCTGATGCGCGACTATGAAGCAAATAAAGATGCCCTTGCTGAACTTATTGCCGAGAACGACTTTGTGACCGTTGATGCTCGAATGAATGGCTTTGTTGATCAAGAAAACAAGTCAAATCCTCTTTACGAGAATGATAGACGAAAACTGAATACAACAAACAACATTAAGGCATCAAACACATTAATCGCATTCCTTACTGCTAATAAGGACCCTCGTATTGCCAACTTCTTTGAGAAGGCCAAGGGAATTTATAAAGGACTCCCATATGGCAATACAAGTGTACCTACGGCAACAACGCCAAGTAATACAACTTCGCGTGCTATGCTAGCAGCAACGGATCCTGTGTATTTCTTATCGGTTGCCGAATCATACTTTACCATAGCCGAATACTATGCAAGAATACCTAATGCCGGAAAAGCCAAAGAGTTTTATGACAAAGCCGTAAATGAGGCATTCCTACGCTGGGGTTACACCAATGCTTCTGAATTCACCAAAGCTGGAGGTGTGTATGAATTCCCTAGCGATAATACAAAAATGGTTGAAGCAATCATTACCCAAAAGTGGGTAGCCTCTACAAGATGCCAAGCGTGGGATTCTTTCTTTGATATTAATAGAACTGGATATCCACAACTAGGCACAAAGCAGACTACAGATGCCGGCTATGTTATTGGTCAACTTGTTCCTGCTGCTCACAGCGTACTTAATGCAGGAGAACTTCCACGAAGACTAATTATTCCTAAGAGTTCTTCTGACTATAACACCAACGCGCCTAAGGTTATTCCTTTAGCACAAAAAATGTGGTGGCATAAGAAATAA
- a CDS encoding ABC transporter ATP-binding protein, with translation MISVKNIRKVFGQLEVLKGINLDIESNQVVSIVGASGAGKTTLLQIMGSLLNPSSGDVLIDGANICLMTDKELSSFRNEKIGFVFQQHHLLPEFTAFENVCIPGYIARKDNREVEQQAKELLELLGLSHRLSHRPQELSGGEQQRVAIARALINNPSVIFADEPSGNLDSHNKQELHSLFFKLRDQFGHTFVVVTHDLELAKMSDRIITLNDGQVVNG, from the coding sequence ATGATTTCAGTTAAGAATATACGCAAAGTGTTTGGCCAACTTGAGGTGCTTAAGGGTATAAACCTTGACATAGAGTCTAATCAGGTGGTAAGCATAGTTGGAGCTAGTGGTGCTGGGAAAACTACGTTACTACAGATTATGGGTAGCCTTTTGAATCCATCATCAGGAGATGTTCTTATTGATGGAGCAAACATTTGTTTGATGACCGACAAGGAACTTTCTTCGTTCCGTAATGAGAAGATTGGGTTTGTTTTTCAGCAGCACCACCTGCTTCCCGAGTTTACGGCATTCGAAAATGTATGTATTCCTGGGTACATTGCAAGGAAAGATAATCGTGAAGTTGAACAGCAGGCTAAAGAACTGCTTGAACTATTAGGCCTTTCGCATCGACTTTCGCATCGACCTCAAGAACTATCGGGAGGAGAACAACAGCGAGTGGCCATTGCCAGGGCGTTAATAAACAACCCTTCGGTGATTTTTGCAGATGAGCCTTCCGGAAATTTGGACTCGCACAATAAGCAGGAGTTGCATAGCCTCTTTTTTAAGCTGCGCGATCAGTTTGGGCATACCTTCGTGGTGGTAACGCACGATCTAGAGCTTGCCAAGATGTCTGATAGAATTATTACCCTTAACGATGGACAAGTGGTAAATGGATAA
- the secDF gene encoding protein translocase subunit SecDF — MQNRGAISFIAIVLAIACLYQLSFTFVANRVEKKAEEYAKGDQQKMSNYLDSMKNQPAYPFNLYTYQECKDREINLGLDLKGGMNVTLEVSVAEILKSLSNHSVDTSFNKALDLATQMQASSKDDFITLFSKAYAQVAPNGKLSKVFGTYGLKEQITPESTNEQVISVLRKQTDGAIANSFNVLRNRIDRFGVVQPNIQRLGNTGRILVELPGVKDPSRVRKLLQGTANLQFFETYELSQLVQPLVAANAKVAELAKGGVVAVDTVKKDDSTKVAAAEPAAKPSTLKKELGKGKEGTSVKSEQSLFSVLVPYISDQGVMPGSIVGSARISDTAKVNRFLAMPAVKALFPRDLALMWSVKPIVTGPNKVETDRIELYAIKITGRDGKAPLDGSVIVDASKQFDEKQGSVEVSMRMNAEGAKTWARLTGDNVGKQIAIVLDGLVYSAPRVNQAIEGGSSSISGNFTTQEADDLANVLNSGKLPASAKIVQEEVVGPSLGQESINAGLSSFVIAFVLVLVYMWMFYNKAGMVANIALVGNVFLIFGVLASFKAVLTLPGIAGIVLTMGMAVDANVIIYERIKEELKAGKGLGLALADGYKHALTAIIDGQLTTLITALVLFVFGSGPVQGFATTLIIGILTSLFTAIFISRIIFTKMLDKNRKITFFHHWSENFLAKANFNFIGFRKYAYIFSISVITIGAISWVVKGFSYGVDFTGGRTYTVRFDQPVKTNEVRSALDKEFGESSEVKQFGPASQVKITTKYLIKSNAPTVDSIINTKIYKAVNGFNKVPVSYGDFVTTTRTPIGILSSAVVGPTVADDIKIGAVISVILSLIAIFIYIAIRFKKWQWGLGGMVSLFHDTMFVLAFYSLFSNIMPFTMDVDMTFIAALLTIIGYSINDTVIIFDRIREYRRDHPKRDLKVNINLAINSTLARTVNTAGSTLIVLIAIFIFGGDVIRGFAFALIVGILIGTFSSVFVATPVAYDMINDGDEQKNIGE, encoded by the coding sequence ATGCAGAATAGAGGCGCGATATCTTTTATCGCAATTGTATTAGCCATTGCCTGCTTGTACCAGCTATCGTTCACCTTTGTGGCGAATAGAGTGGAGAAGAAGGCAGAGGAATACGCGAAGGGAGATCAACAAAAGATGTCCAACTATCTTGATTCTATGAAGAATCAGCCAGCGTATCCATTTAACCTATACACTTATCAGGAGTGTAAGGATAGAGAAATAAACCTTGGTCTTGACCTTAAGGGAGGGATGAATGTTACGCTTGAGGTTTCGGTTGCTGAAATCTTAAAGAGCTTATCCAACCACAGTGTTGACACATCGTTTAACAAGGCCCTTGATCTTGCAACTCAGATGCAGGCATCAAGCAAGGATGATTTCATTACTCTATTCAGCAAGGCTTATGCTCAAGTAGCCCCCAACGGTAAGCTAAGCAAGGTTTTTGGTACCTACGGACTTAAGGAGCAAATAACACCAGAGTCAACCAACGAACAGGTTATCTCGGTGCTTCGTAAGCAGACCGATGGAGCTATTGCAAACTCGTTTAACGTTCTACGTAATCGTATCGACCGTTTCGGTGTTGTTCAGCCAAACATTCAGCGATTGGGCAATACGGGGCGTATTCTTGTAGAACTTCCAGGGGTTAAAGATCCATCGCGCGTACGTAAGCTTCTTCAAGGAACCGCAAATCTTCAATTCTTCGAAACCTATGAGCTGTCGCAGCTGGTACAGCCACTTGTTGCTGCCAATGCAAAGGTTGCTGAACTTGCAAAAGGTGGTGTAGTAGCTGTGGATACGGTTAAAAAGGACGATTCTACAAAAGTAGCCGCTGCGGAACCTGCTGCTAAGCCAAGCACGCTTAAAAAAGAGTTAGGAAAGGGCAAAGAGGGTACTTCTGTAAAATCGGAGCAGTCGTTGTTTTCTGTCCTAGTTCCTTACATTAGCGATCAAGGCGTTATGCCTGGTTCTATAGTAGGAAGTGCACGTATTTCGGATACAGCTAAGGTTAATAGATTCCTTGCAATGCCAGCCGTTAAGGCTCTATTCCCTCGCGATTTAGCTTTGATGTGGAGCGTTAAGCCAATTGTAACTGGGCCAAATAAGGTTGAAACCGACAGAATTGAACTTTACGCCATAAAGATTACAGGGCGCGATGGTAAAGCACCTCTAGATGGTTCTGTAATTGTTGATGCTTCGAAGCAGTTCGACGAGAAGCAAGGCTCTGTAGAAGTATCTATGCGCATGAATGCAGAAGGTGCTAAAACTTGGGCCCGCTTAACTGGCGATAATGTAGGAAAGCAAATTGCTATCGTGCTTGATGGCCTGGTGTACTCTGCACCTAGAGTAAACCAAGCTATTGAGGGAGGTAGCTCTTCAATCTCTGGTAACTTTACAACTCAAGAGGCAGACGACTTAGCCAACGTGCTTAACTCTGGTAAACTTCCTGCTTCTGCAAAGATTGTTCAGGAAGAAGTTGTAGGACCATCTCTTGGACAGGAATCGATCAATGCAGGTTTAAGCTCGTTTGTTATTGCATTTGTGCTTGTTCTTGTTTACATGTGGATGTTCTACAATAAGGCAGGTATGGTGGCCAATATTGCTCTTGTTGGAAACGTATTCCTGATTTTTGGAGTATTAGCCTCATTCAAGGCAGTGCTTACACTTCCTGGTATTGCAGGTATTGTGCTTACCATGGGTATGGCCGTGGATGCAAACGTTATTATCTACGAGCGTATCAAGGAAGAGTTAAAAGCAGGAAAAGGTCTTGGGCTTGCACTTGCTGATGGTTACAAGCATGCGTTAACCGCAATTATAGACGGTCAGCTAACTACGCTTATTACGGCACTTGTTCTGTTCGTTTTTGGTTCTGGCCCTGTACAAGGTTTTGCAACTACCCTTATTATCGGTATCCTGACCTCGTTGTTTACCGCAATCTTTATATCTCGTATCATCTTTACTAAGATGCTCGATAAGAATAGAAAGATTACGTTCTTCCATCACTGGTCAGAAAACTTCCTTGCAAAGGCTAACTTTAACTTTATTGGATTTAGAAAGTATGCCTACATTTTCTCCATTTCGGTTATTACCATTGGAGCAATCTCTTGGGTGGTAAAAGGCTTCAGCTATGGTGTAGATTTTACTGGAGGTAGAACTTATACTGTTCGCTTTGATCAACCAGTGAAGACCAACGAAGTGCGTAGCGCTCTTGATAAGGAGTTCGGCGAAAGTTCTGAAGTTAAGCAGTTCGGTCCAGCATCTCAGGTGAAGATTACAACAAAGTATCTGATAAAGAGCAATGCTCCTACCGTAGATAGCATCATCAATACGAAGATCTATAAAGCAGTAAATGGGTTTAACAAGGTTCCTGTATCATATGGAGATTTTGTAACAACTACCCGAACCCCTATAGGTATACTTTCTTCTGCCGTTGTAGGTCCAACTGTGGCTGATGATATCAAAATTGGCGCTGTTATTTCTGTTATTCTTTCGTTGATTGCAATCTTCATTTATATTGCAATTCGATTCAAGAAGTGGCAGTGGGGACTTGGAGGTATGGTGTCTCTTTTCCACGATACAATGTTCGTTTTGGCATTCTACTCGTTATTCTCGAACATCATGCCATTTACCATGGACGTTGACATGACGTTTATTGCAGCGTTGCTTACCATTATTGGTTATTCGATCAACGACACCGTAATTATCTTCGACCGTATCCGCGAGTACCGTCGTGATCATCCAAAGCGCGATCTTAAGGTTAATATCAACTTGGCAATTAATAGTACACTTGCGCGTACTGTTAATACCGCAGGTTCTACGTTGATAGTTCTTATTGCCATCTTTATTTTTGGTGGCGATGTTATCCGTGGGTTTGCCTTTGCTCTTATAGTTGGTATATTAATCGGAACATTCTCATCTGTATTTGTTGCAACACCTGTTGCTTACGATATGATTAACGATGGTGATGAGCAGAAAAATATAGGAGAGTAA
- a CDS encoding lipid-binding protein, with translation MKILKLFALISLFALALTSCETYEDQKVEYSPLFPLCGQWVVSIHDAATGNLIPDGEGYTLYTYNTASNADNIMWVKLSNKNNPFGVLGKVNCSVPNKEFSITKGINTYFTTDNELTITEGKVVLNGFDTPSGGKSDFISFKMKATTNSTVTYLIKGFRRTAWPEDMP, from the coding sequence ATGAAGATATTAAAGTTATTTGCATTAATAAGTCTCTTCGCCTTAGCCCTTACAAGCTGCGAGACTTATGAGGATCAAAAAGTTGAATATTCACCTTTGTTTCCTCTATGTGGACAATGGGTAGTAAGCATTCATGATGCTGCCACAGGCAACCTAATCCCAGATGGTGAAGGTTATACCCTTTACACCTATAATACTGCATCAAATGCTGATAATATAATGTGGGTTAAACTATCTAACAAAAACAATCCATTTGGTGTTCTTGGAAAAGTAAATTGTTCTGTACCCAATAAAGAATTCAGCATTACGAAGGGGATTAATACATACTTTACGACAGATAATGAATTAACGATTACTGAAGGTAAGGTTGTATTAAACGGTTTTGACACTCCATCTGGAGGTAAAAGTGATTTTATTTCGTTTAAGATGAAAGCTACAACAAATAGTACTGTTACCTATTTGATAAAAGGATTTAGACGCACTGCATGGCCAGAAGATATGCCTTAA
- a CDS encoding TIGR02757 family protein — MDKDLLCVKQLLDEQYRKYCCSSFIDDDPIQVPHLFSSQQNREIAGFFAATFAWGQRKTIIAKSKELIARMDSNPADFVINYSESDLRVLKGFRHRTFSENDAVGFVRGLASIYRYYSSMDEYLVSRGGTTPLVALRLLRSHFESESGVLPTTLRHIANVDAGSAAKRLNMFFRWMVRSDQEGVDFGLWKCIQPKYLLIPLDLHVGNVSRDLGILKRRQNDLKAVLELTEVLKQFDASDPVKYDFALFSLGVNRNTDWTD; from the coding sequence ATGGATAAGGATTTGTTGTGTGTAAAGCAGCTTCTTGACGAACAGTACAGAAAATACTGCTGCTCATCTTTTATAGATGACGATCCTATTCAAGTTCCACATCTTTTTTCTAGTCAGCAGAACCGTGAGATTGCTGGCTTTTTTGCGGCCACTTTTGCGTGGGGCCAGCGAAAAACGATTATTGCTAAGTCAAAGGAGTTGATTGCTCGTATGGATAGTAATCCTGCTGATTTTGTTATTAATTATTCGGAGTCAGATCTTAGGGTGCTAAAGGGTTTTAGGCATCGAACCTTTAGCGAAAATGATGCAGTAGGTTTTGTGCGTGGATTGGCATCAATTTATCGATACTATAGTAGTATGGATGAGTATTTAGTTTCTCGAGGGGGAACTACACCGCTGGTTGCTCTTCGTTTGCTTAGAAGTCACTTCGAATCTGAGTCTGGTGTTCTTCCAACAACCCTTCGGCATATTGCAAATGTTGATGCAGGATCGGCTGCAAAACGGCTAAACATGTTCTTTCGATGGATGGTTCGATCCGATCAAGAAGGGGTTGACTTTGGTCTGTGGAAATGTATTCAGCCAAAGTATCTGCTAATTCCTCTAGACTTGCATGTGGGGAATGTTTCGCGGGATTTGGGTATTCTAAAGCGTAGACAAAATGATTTAAAAGCAGTTTTAGAGCTAACAGAAGTCCTAAAGCAATTTGACGCTTCAGATCCGGTGAAGTATGACTTTGCGCTGTTTTCATTGGGGGTGAATAGGAACACTGATTGGACTGATTAG